A single genomic interval of Nostoc commune NIES-4072 harbors:
- the gcvP gene encoding aminomethyl-transferring glycine dehydrogenase: MVINAPILKSNEQQVLDEKSQKSQKLSSFVPRHIGPNSDDIQQMLKVLGFPSLDALINQTVPQAIRLKQPLKLPEAESEYAALTSLKKVAAKNQVFRSYIGMGYYDTITPPVIGRNILENPGWYTAYTPYQPEIAQGRLEALLNFQTLIIDLTGLEIANASLLDEATAAAEAMSLSYGVCKNQANAYFVSDDCHPQTIDVLQTRARPLGIKVIVGDHQTFDFDQPIFGAVLQYPASDGTIYDYRAFIEKAHAKGALVTVAADPLSLTLLTPPGEFGADIAVGSTQRFGIPLGFGGPHAAYFATKEEYKRLVPGRIVGVSKDAQGKPALRLALQTREQHIRREKATSNICTAQVLLAVMASMYAVYHGPDGLKTIAQKIHSRTLILAEWLQRLGYSISSKPFFDTLQVELGTKPLQEILQAAEARQINLRIFDTSTVGISLDETTTLDDVRDICRIFAGTDELRFALNIQEMEWITQQSGLSGEPFSRQSTYLTHPVFNRYHSETELLRYLHKLESKDLSLTTSMIPLGSCTMKLNATAEMIPVSWEEFGKIHPFAPASQTQGYQILFEQLEAWLAEITGFAGISLQPNAGSQGEYAGLLVIRQYHESRGEAHRNVCLIPTSAHGTNPASAVMCGMKVVAVACDSQGNIDVDDLKSKAEKYSNELAALMVTYPSTHGVFEEPIQEICAVVHSHGGQVYMDGANMNAQVGICRPGDIGADVCHLNLHKTFCIPHGGGGPGMGPIGVASHLVPFLPGHPVVGTGDWGLGTRKEETSNSQSLIPSTQHIGAVAAAPWGSASILVISWMYIAMMGADGLTEATKVAILNANYIAKRLESYYPVLYQGKNGLVAHECILDLRSLKKSAAIEIDDVAKRLMDYGFHAPTVSWPVGGTIMVEPTESESKQELDRFCDALISIRQEIAEIESGKVDAQDNVLKNAPHTAESLITGEWHHPYSREQAAYPAPWTREYKFWPAVGRIDAAFGDRNFVCSCLPMDAYSS; encoded by the coding sequence GTGGTAATAAACGCCCCTATTCTCAAGTCTAATGAGCAGCAAGTGCTGGACGAAAAAAGTCAAAAAAGTCAAAAGTTAAGTAGTTTTGTGCCAAGACATATTGGCCCTAACTCCGACGATATCCAGCAAATGCTTAAGGTTTTGGGGTTTCCCAGTCTGGATGCCCTAATCAACCAAACAGTCCCGCAGGCAATTCGGCTGAAGCAACCGTTAAAGTTACCAGAAGCCGAAAGTGAGTATGCAGCACTGACATCATTAAAAAAAGTTGCTGCCAAAAATCAGGTTTTCCGTTCATACATCGGTATGGGATATTACGACACTATTACCCCACCTGTGATTGGGCGTAATATCCTAGAAAACCCTGGTTGGTATACTGCCTACACTCCTTATCAGCCAGAAATTGCCCAAGGACGACTAGAAGCACTGCTAAATTTCCAAACCCTGATTATCGACTTAACAGGTTTGGAAATCGCCAATGCTTCCTTACTTGATGAAGCCACAGCCGCAGCTGAAGCGATGAGCCTAAGCTATGGTGTTTGTAAAAATCAGGCAAATGCCTATTTCGTCTCTGATGATTGTCATCCCCAAACTATCGACGTGTTGCAAACACGCGCTAGACCATTAGGGATTAAGGTTATTGTTGGCGATCATCAAACATTTGATTTTGATCAACCAATTTTTGGAGCTGTTCTACAATACCCCGCTAGTGATGGGACTATTTACGACTACCGCGCTTTTATAGAGAAAGCCCATGCTAAGGGTGCATTGGTGACGGTAGCAGCAGATCCTCTAAGTTTAACCTTGCTTACCCCTCCTGGGGAATTTGGCGCTGATATTGCTGTGGGTAGCACCCAACGCTTTGGTATTCCGTTGGGGTTTGGGGGGCCTCACGCGGCATACTTTGCTACGAAGGAAGAGTATAAACGGCTGGTTCCAGGGCGAATTGTGGGAGTATCAAAAGATGCTCAAGGTAAGCCTGCATTACGTCTTGCCTTGCAAACCCGCGAACAGCACATCCGCCGCGAAAAAGCTACTAGTAATATTTGTACTGCACAGGTGCTACTGGCGGTAATGGCGAGTATGTACGCCGTCTATCATGGGCCAGATGGACTTAAGACAATAGCTCAGAAGATACATTCCCGGACTTTGATTTTGGCAGAGTGGTTGCAGAGACTAGGTTACAGCATTAGTTCTAAACCTTTCTTTGATACGCTACAGGTGGAGTTAGGAACTAAACCTCTGCAAGAAATTTTACAAGCTGCTGAAGCCCGTCAAATTAATCTGCGTATTTTTGATACATCTACTGTTGGTATCTCGTTGGACGAGACTACCACATTGGATGATGTGCGAGATATATGCCGGATTTTTGCAGGGACAGATGAGTTACGGTTTGCTTTGAATATCCAAGAGATGGAATGGATAACTCAGCAATCAGGTTTAAGCGGTGAACCATTTAGCCGTCAAAGCACTTATCTCACCCATCCTGTATTTAACCGCTATCACTCAGAAACTGAGTTGTTGCGCTATCTGCACAAGCTTGAAAGCAAGGATTTATCGCTAACGACATCGATGATTCCTTTGGGTTCTTGCACAATGAAGTTGAATGCTACTGCTGAGATGATTCCGGTAAGTTGGGAGGAATTTGGCAAGATTCACCCGTTTGCACCTGCGTCGCAAACTCAGGGTTATCAAATCTTGTTTGAGCAACTTGAGGCATGGTTAGCTGAAATTACCGGGTTTGCTGGTATTTCTCTACAACCAAATGCTGGTTCTCAGGGTGAATACGCCGGACTTTTAGTAATTCGTCAATATCACGAAAGCCGGGGTGAAGCACACCGTAATGTTTGTTTGATTCCCACTTCGGCACATGGAACAAACCCAGCAAGCGCCGTGATGTGCGGGATGAAGGTGGTGGCTGTTGCCTGTGACTCACAAGGTAATATTGACGTTGATGATTTGAAGAGTAAGGCAGAAAAATACAGCAATGAACTAGCTGCTTTAATGGTGACATATCCCTCAACTCATGGTGTTTTTGAGGAACCAATTCAGGAAATCTGCGCTGTTGTCCATAGTCACGGTGGACAAGTTTACATGGATGGGGCAAATATGAACGCCCAAGTGGGGATTTGCCGTCCTGGAGATATTGGCGCGGATGTCTGTCATTTAAACTTGCATAAAACCTTCTGTATTCCTCATGGTGGCGGTGGCCCTGGTATGGGGCCCATTGGCGTAGCCTCTCATCTCGTGCCTTTTCTTCCCGGACATCCTGTGGTAGGAACTGGGGACTGGGGACTGGGGACTAGGAAAGAAGAAACTTCCAATTCCCAATCCCTAATCCCCAGTACCCAGCATATTGGTGCGGTGGCGGCTGCGCCTTGGGGTAGTGCTAGTATCTTGGTGATTTCTTGGATGTACATCGCCATGATGGGTGCAGATGGTTTAACCGAAGCAACTAAGGTGGCGATTCTCAATGCTAACTACATCGCTAAGAGACTGGAATCGTACTATCCGGTTTTGTATCAGGGGAAAAATGGTCTAGTTGCCCATGAATGTATTTTAGATTTGCGATCGCTCAAAAAATCAGCTGCGATCGAAATTGATGATGTCGCCAAGCGTCTCATGGACTACGGTTTCCATGCGCCGACTGTCTCCTGGCCTGTAGGGGGTACAATCATGGTGGAACCTACAGAAAGTGAATCTAAACAAGAGTTAGATCGTTTCTGTGATGCGTTGATTTCTATTCGCCAAGAAATCGCCGAAATAGAATCAGGTAAGGTGGATGCTCAAGATAATGTTTTGAAGAACGCACCCCACACTGCCGAAAGTCTCATCACTGGAGAATGGCATCATCCCTATTCTCGTGAACAAGCTGCTTATCCTGCGCCTTGGACTCGTGAGTATAAATTCTGGCCTGCTGTTGGTCGCATTGATGCAGCCTTTGGCGACAGGAATTTTGTTTGTTCTTGTCTGCCAATGGATGCTTATTCCTCATAA